The following proteins are encoded in a genomic region of Candidatus Leptovillus gracilis:
- a CDS encoding helix-turn-helix domain-containing protein — translation MVYKVFLVEDEAAARVGIRDNVNWRAAGFEFCGEAPDGDIALPLIETTQPDLLITDIKMPFMDGLQLSKLVRQRMPWIKVVILSGHDEFEYAQSAIELGVSEYLLKPITAVKLHEVLTKIAALLDQEREEREKLKQLQRQLQDNLALQRERLLFQLVVGGVPSAEAIEQCQQLGLNIIAPYYLVALIRITAPTAAQHLTYAEYQQIQSIAADLIYPHPGTFLTQKSVEELLLIITGDSLDELTQDGAFLTDLIQQEVENAVSCLVTIGIGSPYQRLTEISQSFAEALAQVKNAGTGAAMSDWHNGRDSVEKLKLEQTAVEHYLKGGANEDFAAFYSAHLHPLAKAAAHSYLVKHYLFVDLILTTAEFISELGGDPAQVIPEIQNIEKLLAGIKTTDQIRETISKLFTQAFAFRNNHTSHQRNRNIHDVKAFIDEHFTNPDLMLNDVAAKANLSPSYFSAIFSDEFGESYKEYITRLRMERAKELLLTTNLKCSEIAYQSGYNDPHYFSHVFRKNTGLPPQQFRQQPQAK, via the coding sequence ATGGTATACAAAGTATTTTTAGTGGAGGACGAGGCCGCTGCCAGAGTGGGAATACGGGACAACGTAAACTGGCGAGCTGCCGGTTTTGAATTTTGCGGCGAAGCCCCTGATGGAGATATCGCCCTTCCCCTCATCGAAACCACCCAACCCGACCTTCTGATCACAGACATCAAAATGCCCTTCATGGACGGTTTGCAGTTGAGCAAACTGGTGCGGCAGCGCATGCCCTGGATCAAAGTGGTCATCCTCAGCGGGCATGATGAGTTTGAGTATGCCCAATCGGCCATCGAACTGGGCGTCTCGGAATACCTGCTTAAGCCGATAACGGCCGTTAAGCTGCACGAAGTCCTCACAAAAATTGCCGCGCTGCTGGACCAGGAACGGGAAGAGCGCGAAAAACTCAAACAACTGCAAAGGCAGCTTCAGGACAATCTGGCCTTACAGAGAGAAAGACTGCTGTTCCAACTCGTTGTGGGCGGTGTGCCGTCGGCCGAAGCCATTGAGCAATGTCAGCAGCTTGGTTTGAACATTATTGCCCCGTACTATCTGGTGGCCCTCATCAGAATCACGGCGCCAACAGCAGCGCAGCATCTCACCTACGCCGAGTACCAACAGATTCAGTCAATCGCAGCAGACCTGATCTACCCCCACCCCGGCACGTTTCTCACCCAAAAAAGCGTGGAAGAACTCCTGCTGATCATCACCGGGGACAGCCTGGACGAGCTGACCCAAGACGGCGCTTTTCTGACCGACTTGATTCAACAAGAAGTAGAAAACGCCGTCTCGTGCCTGGTGACCATTGGCATTGGTTCCCCCTACCAGCGGCTCACGGAAATCTCGCAGTCCTTTGCGGAAGCGCTCGCCCAGGTTAAGAATGCCGGAACCGGCGCCGCCATGAGTGATTGGCATAACGGCCGTGATTCCGTAGAGAAACTAAAACTGGAACAAACGGCCGTTGAACACTATCTAAAAGGGGGCGCCAACGAAGACTTCGCAGCCTTTTACAGCGCCCACCTCCACCCCCTCGCCAAAGCGGCCGCCCACTCCTATCTGGTCAAACATTACTTGTTTGTAGACCTCATCTTAACCACCGCCGAATTCATCAGCGAATTAGGCGGCGATCCCGCTCAGGTGATCCCCGAAATTCAAAATATAGAAAAGCTGCTGGCCGGCATTAAAACGACCGACCAGATAAGAGAAACAATCAGCAAACTCTTTACCCAGGCTTTCGCGTTTCGTAATAACCACACCTCGCACCAAAGAAACCGCAACATCCACGACGTGAAAGCCTTCATTGACGAACACTTTACCAACCCGGATTTGATGCTCAACGATGTCGCCGCTAAAGCAAACCTCAGCCCCAGCTATTTCAGCGCCATCTTCAGCGACGAATTCGGCGAGTCATACAAAGAGTACATTACCCGGCTCAGAATGGAACGCGCCAAAGAGCTGCTGTTAACCACAAATCTTAAATGTTCAGAAATAGCCTACCAAAGCGGTTACAACGATCCACATTATTTCAGCCATGTATTCCGCAAAAACACCGGACTCCCGCCGCAGCAGTTCCGGCAGCAGCCCCAGGCAAAATAA
- the araA gene encoding L-arabinose isomerase: protein MNTDIFAPLEVWFVVGSQHLYGPAALAQVADNGRFITNALNDSHKLPVKVVFKPIVTRPEEVYGVCQEANSAPNCIGLICWMHTFSPAKMWIAGLQALQKPFVQFHTQFNAEIPWSTIDMDFMNLNQTAHGGREFGFIGARLGLARKIVVGHWQDEEVLARLDVWLRAAAAWHDAQGAKFARFGDNMREVAVTEGNKVSAQMKFGYSVNGYGVGDLVQYIHAVSETAVTDLITIYEDSYTLAPSLQTGGSQRQSLRDAARIELGMRAFLENGGFKGFTTTFEDLHGIKQLPGIAAQRLMADGYGFGAEGDWKTSALLRAMKVMGAGLSGGTSFMEDYTYHFSKNGDRVLGAHMLEICPSIAAGKPSLEIHPLGIGGKEDPVRLVFDSQTGPALNASIIDLGSRFRLIVNTVEVVPTEQPLPKLPVARALWTPQPNLKVGAAAWILAGGAHHTGFSLSVTTEHMEDFAEIAGIEYLLIDENATVASIKKELHWNQVYYTLR, encoded by the coding sequence ATGAATACAGATATTTTTGCTCCATTGGAAGTGTGGTTTGTGGTGGGCAGCCAGCATTTGTACGGTCCGGCAGCGTTGGCGCAGGTAGCGGATAACGGCCGTTTCATCACCAACGCCCTCAACGATTCTCATAAATTACCCGTCAAGGTTGTGTTTAAACCCATCGTCACCCGTCCCGAAGAGGTGTATGGCGTGTGCCAGGAAGCCAATTCAGCCCCAAACTGCATCGGCCTGATTTGCTGGATGCACACTTTTTCCCCGGCCAAGATGTGGATTGCGGGCTTGCAGGCGCTGCAAAAACCCTTTGTGCAGTTCCATACCCAGTTCAATGCGGAAATCCCCTGGTCTACCATTGACATGGATTTCATGAATTTGAACCAGACGGCGCACGGTGGGCGGGAGTTTGGCTTCATCGGCGCGCGCCTGGGGTTGGCGCGCAAGATTGTGGTGGGCCACTGGCAGGATGAGGAAGTATTGGCGCGGCTGGACGTGTGGCTGCGCGCCGCCGCCGCCTGGCACGATGCGCAAGGGGCCAAATTCGCCCGTTTTGGCGACAATATGCGCGAAGTGGCGGTGACGGAAGGCAACAAGGTGTCGGCGCAGATGAAGTTTGGCTACTCGGTGAACGGGTATGGCGTGGGCGACCTGGTGCAATACATCCATGCGGTGTCGGAAACGGCCGTTACCGACCTCATCACCATTTACGAAGACAGCTACACCCTCGCCCCCTCCCTACAAACCGGCGGCAGCCAGCGCCAATCATTACGCGACGCCGCCCGCATCGAACTGGGTATGCGCGCCTTTCTGGAAAATGGCGGTTTCAAAGGGTTCACCACCACCTTTGAAGATCTGCACGGAATTAAGCAACTACCGGGCATCGCAGCGCAGCGGCTTATGGCCGATGGCTATGGTTTTGGCGCAGAAGGGGACTGGAAAACGTCTGCCCTGCTGCGCGCCATGAAGGTGATGGGCGCAGGCTTGAGCGGCGGGACTTCCTTCATGGAAGATTACACCTATCATTTCAGCAAAAATGGCGACAGAGTATTGGGCGCGCATATGCTGGAAATCTGCCCCAGCATTGCCGCCGGCAAACCATCGCTGGAAATTCATCCACTCGGCATCGGCGGCAAAGAAGACCCGGTACGGCTGGTTTTCGACTCTCAGACCGGACCAGCGCTCAACGCCTCCATCATTGACCTGGGCAGCCGCTTCCGTTTAATCGTCAACACGGTGGAAGTAGTACCCACGGAGCAGCCGCTGCCCAAACTGCCGGTGGCGCGCGCCCTGTGGACGCCGCAGCCCAACCTGAAAGTGGGCGCGGCCGCCTGGATTTTAGCCGGCGGGGCGCACCATACCGGGTTCAGCCTGTCCGTCACCACCGAACACATGGAAGATTTTGCCGAGATAGCCGGCATCGAATATCTGCTGATTGACGAAAACGCCACAGTTGCCAGCATTAAAAAAGAGCTGCACTGGAACCAGGTCTATTACACATTACGGTAA
- a CDS encoding FGGY-family carbohydrate kinase: MDMNRNDIQKAIENGKTILGIEFGSTRIKAVLIGADHMPIAAGSHEWENQYENGVWTYSLEDVWAGLQESYRQLSHEVLKNYNTPLQTIGAIGFSGMMHGYMAFDKDETLLAPFRTWRNTITGQAAEELTELFQFNIPQRWSIAHLYQAILNQETHVKDVSFLTTLAGYVHWKLTGQKVLGIGEASGVFPIDSQTNDYDAGKIELFNERLEAKNILWKLQDILPKVLAAGDAAGALTADGAKLLDPTGQLKAGIPLCPPEGDAGTGMVATNSVAVRTGNVSAGTSVFAMIVLEKALSKLYPEIDMVTTPTGKPVAMVHSNNCTSDLNAWVGLFQEFAEAVGVEIDQSKLFETLYQKALTGEADGGGLLAYNYLSGEHITHFEEGRPLFVRTPESRFTLSNFMRVHLFSSLGALKIGLDILFEQEQVEIDQILGHGGFFKTKEVGQKMMAAAMNVPVTVMETAGEGGAWGIALLAAYLRQKAENETLEAYLSNKVFAGEAGTTIAPEPADVAGFAAFMARYKEGLIIERTAVTALK; encoded by the coding sequence ATGGACATGAATCGAAACGATATCCAAAAAGCAATTGAGAACGGCAAGACTATTCTTGGCATCGAGTTTGGCTCGACGCGCATCAAGGCGGTGCTGATCGGTGCGGATCATATGCCGATTGCGGCGGGAAGCCATGAGTGGGAAAACCAATATGAAAATGGGGTCTGGACTTATAGTCTGGAAGATGTCTGGGCAGGTTTACAAGAGAGCTACCGGCAGCTCAGCCACGAAGTTTTAAAGAACTACAACACGCCGCTGCAAACCATCGGCGCTATCGGCTTTAGCGGCATGATGCACGGGTATATGGCATTCGACAAGGATGAAACTTTACTGGCCCCGTTTCGTACCTGGCGCAACACCATCACCGGGCAGGCAGCAGAGGAACTCACGGAACTGTTCCAGTTTAACATTCCCCAACGCTGGAGCATTGCCCACCTCTATCAGGCGATATTAAACCAGGAAACCCACGTTAAAGACGTCAGTTTTCTAACCACACTGGCAGGCTACGTCCATTGGAAACTGACGGGGCAAAAGGTGTTGGGGATTGGCGAAGCATCAGGCGTGTTTCCCATTGACAGCCAGACCAACGACTATGATGCAGGCAAGATCGAACTGTTCAATGAACGGCTCGAAGCAAAAAACATTTTGTGGAAGCTTCAAGACATCCTGCCCAAAGTTCTGGCAGCGGGGGATGCTGCGGGCGCACTAACCGCAGATGGCGCAAAACTCCTTGATCCCACGGGACAGCTAAAAGCGGGTATCCCTCTCTGTCCACCGGAGGGCGACGCCGGCACGGGCATGGTCGCCACCAACAGCGTGGCCGTGCGCACCGGCAATGTTTCCGCAGGCACATCCGTCTTTGCCATGATCGTTTTGGAGAAGGCGCTGTCAAAATTGTATCCTGAGATTGACATGGTAACGACGCCCACAGGCAAACCGGTGGCCATGGTCCACAGCAACAACTGCACCTCCGATCTCAACGCCTGGGTTGGTCTGTTCCAGGAATTCGCCGAGGCGGTGGGCGTGGAGATTGACCAGTCCAAACTGTTTGAAACGCTGTACCAAAAGGCGCTGACGGGCGAGGCGGATGGCGGCGGGCTGCTGGCCTACAACTATCTCTCGGGCGAGCATATCACCCACTTTGAAGAGGGACGGCCGTTGTTCGTCCGTACACCCGAAAGCCGTTTCACCCTCTCAAACTTCATGCGCGTCCATCTGTTTTCGTCGCTTGGGGCCTTGAAGATTGGCCTGGACATTCTTTTTGAGCAGGAGCAGGTAGAAATTGACCAGATTCTCGGGCACGGCGGCTTCTTCAAAACCAAGGAAGTGGGGCAAAAGATGATGGCGGCGGCCATGAATGTGCCTGTTACTGTGATGGAGACCGCCGGCGAAGGCGGCGCATGGGGGATTGCTTTGCTGGCGGCTTATTTGCGCCAAAAGGCAGAAAATGAAACCCTGGAAGCCTATCTCTCTAACAAGGTTTTTGCAGGCGAAGCTGGCACGACGATAGCGCCTGAGCCAGCGGATGTGGCTGGCTTTGCGGCTTTTATGGCGCGGTATAAAGAGGGGCTGATTATTGAGAGAACGGCCGTTACTGCCCTAAAGTAG